The Arachis ipaensis cultivar K30076 chromosome B05, Araip1.1, whole genome shotgun sequence nucleotide sequence TTGTCCTGACTGCACACAACCAGTGACGCACCTAAAGTGATGAGAAAGCTTTTATGTGACTTTGATTGGATACCAACTTTGAATAAATGTTGTTGAATTTTGGACTCTCTTTTAAATGTTTTTTGGACTTGGTCTCATCATTCTGAAGCTGAGCAACTAAATCCTTGCACATGTACCACAAAGGTCATGACTCATGTGTTTCACACCTTAATTACGCACTTCAGTCAATGTTAGTATGTACTAATCAAGAAGTGTATTTTTGGTATCTAAACAACACTGATATTTGAACAATAACCTTATCTAAATTATTCAGGTCCCTCCCCATTAATCAAGCCAATAAGTTTAAGAAAATAAATCACATAATAACAACATTCACACATTTCGAAACGATTTAAGTATACTGCTAGTCCCCTACTTGTCAATAAACTCATCATAATGTAGTGGCAATAATTCAGTAGCTTTTGGATTAATACTCATTGCTTCTAACTAGTATTGTCCTATCTGAAGAGGTTCAATCTTGATAAACAACTAAGTATTGCCCTCATTGCTTCTGCTGGTATATAACAAATACTTCAATCTTGATATACAAAATGATATTTCATTAACCAACACAATTTAGTGCAATGCTACAACAGGTTTAGTGTGGTTTTAGTCATCTTTAAGCCAATGACGGATCACAAATACAACAAAACAAATGCAAATTCCTATAGAACCCGATAAACCAATGATCCTAACAAACAAAGAGGATTGATATGCATCCTGAATAAAAGCATTCCATAGCCAATACCACACAAGAGACATAATGGAACCAATTGTAGCCCCAACAACCACCTGGTTCATTGTATGAAGTTGTTGTGATACCCTTAGGTACGACTggaaacacacaagaacatgCATCAGAAACTCAAGATACCAAAAATATTAGTTGCCATCATTACAGTAAAACTCGGATATTTCAATGCTAATTCATATGAATAGCTTATATTagataaattcatattttaaaaagTTCTTTACAAGTGTCAATGGATAAATATGTTTGTGCATTCTGAATATAAATGCAAATAATACAATGTTTGAATACATATACTGAAGGTTTCCAAGCTTATATGCTTTCCTTCGTTGAGATCATTGCAATATGGAAACAATAACATGACATAAGTCATCAACTAGACAAAAGGCAGACCTCAGTGTCATGAGTAAGTCTAGAATATTATTCAGTAATTATGGAACGGATTGGATCAATAACATGAACAATTATATCAAGTCATCTACTTGATGCACCTAATGGAAAGAGTTAATGAATATGGTAATAAGTGTAATCATTATGAACAGAAAAAAGGCGCACCAATAATCAGAGTATGAACTATATTGCCAAACGGAAATACAATATACTTACAAAATAAGAACCACATGTCAAGTACAGTCCACTGAGGACAATGCTGTAAACATTTAGCCCAAGCAATTCTACAGCTGCAGCATGATAAGAGAAACAAACACATGTTTATAGTGAATCAGTACATAGTTTATGCTTTGAAAAGTAGATAGAAtggcatatatatatattgaaaaaaaTTCTTCAATTTTGAATCTTCCATAAAGATAATGGAACTATTCATTTCATGAAGTCAATACAAAAACCACAAAGGCATAGAATTAGCCACTTCAAATGTTAACAATATACAAAATTTAAAGACAATATACGCTAGAGATGCACTTACTAAGCATACTACAAGCCTATGTAAATTCTTTGATCTATTATCAATATCAAAATTAACAAGCGATACAAAATGCATAAACCAGGCATACAAGTGTGACAGGAAAGAAAAATATCAGTAAGAGGAATCACttgagaaaataaagaaaaagacaacAAAGAATATGGATTGTGCGTGCGTAGATGGCATCCCAGGGTCAGATTTCAGGGCTGAAGGACGTTCCTGGTTCAGTATATTTTTTAGCAAAACAGAGAGGAACGAATTCAGAATAGACCCTGCAAAAATCCACAAGGCTTCTTCGATATCATGGCTCCAAAGAATGAAACCACCAAAAGAAACAGCTACTATCCACTTGCTCTGCAAACAAGAAACAACATTACAATATCCATTATCTTATAGAACTATAACTTATAATGTTAAATCATCCTCAATAACCAAACCTCGAGACAGGATAAAACAAGTTTCTTGTCCTTTACAATTGGTTGAATCACCCAAAACCATACGAATTACCAAGAAAATTATTGGAGGAGGTTAGGAAGAATAACAAACCAATCGATTGAGCCTGGGTTCTATGTCACGGAACAAAATGTTGGGCTGAACCTCAGTTGAGCCATCGATGAATGATTCTTGTTCGAACACTTGCTTGATATCATCCCTCTCTCTATCTCTGAAAGCAGAAGGTTGTGTGAATTCATTCATGGTGTTGGACGATACCCAGATTTTATTTCCTCCAAGAAAGTGTGTCCTGGTAACAGCCCCGCCAAAAAGAACTGATCTTGAAGCTGAAAACGTGAGGGCAAATGAAGTGTTTTTCTTGAATGGGTGTGTGTGTCTAAGCAAAGTGGTTCTCGGGAGATGGGAAGAAAGATTGTGGGAAAGGGCGGTGGTTGTGGGTAGTAGCGCCATGTGAGAGGGTATTGCGGAGCTGCAATGTTGGGAAGAGAAGACGAGCCATCACAAGAAGCTGCTATTAAACGAAGGAAGGTAATCTAGGAACACACAATGGCCTTGTTCATTGATAGGTTCAGAAAAGTCCAAATAGGGTGTGAATACCCCAAAATCCAAACAGGTACCtgtcttttaattaattaaattaatcccctaaactaaattaaaatttagcTAACAtgtaggggtggcaaaacgggtcgaaCTCGTCGGGTCGATATCAGTTCCCACGAATTTTAAAAATAGACATTTTAGTttctaagaaaaattaatacacgaATCAATCTCAAGGTTTTACTCTAATAGATAAATCAGTCCCCAGTTTATTTTCTGGCAgagtaattacccagatcagtccccaagaattttaaaaatagacattttaatcccaaaaaaaattaatacacagaccAATCTCCAATGTTTTTCTCTTTTAGACATAACAGTCCTctgtcaaaaaaataaaataaaattattattattattattattattattaataattacatAATAATATTgta carries:
- the LOC107642904 gene encoding lipid phosphate phosphatase epsilon 1, chloroplastic isoform X1; its protein translation is MALLPTTTALSHNLSSHLPRTTLLRHTHPFKKNTSFALTFSASRSVLFGGAVTRTHFLGGNKIWVSSNTMNEFTQPSAFRDRERDDIKQVFEQESFIDGSTEVQPNILFRDIEPRLNRLSKWIVAVSFGGFILWSHDIEEALWIFAGSILNSFLSVLLKNILNQERPSALKSDPGMPSTHAQSIFFVVFFFIFSTVELLGLNVYSIVLSGLYLTCGSYFSYLRVSQQLHTMNQVVVGATIGSIMSLVWYWLWNAFIQDAYQSSLFVRIIGLSGSIGICICFVVFVIRHWLKDD
- the LOC107642904 gene encoding lipid phosphate phosphatase epsilon 1, chloroplastic isoform X2, which gives rise to MALLPTTTALSHNLSSHLPRTTLLRHTHPFKKNTSFALTFSASRSVLFGGAVTRTHFLGGNKIWVSSNTMNEFTQPSAFRDRERDDIKQVFEQESFIDGSTEVQPNILFRDIEPRLNRLSKWIVAVSFGGFILWSHDIEEALWIFAGSILNSFLSVLLKNILNQERPSALKSDPGMPSTHAQSIFFVVFFFIFSIVPKGITTTSYNEPGGCWGYNWFHYVSCVVLAMECFYSGCISILFVC